From the Lathyrus oleraceus cultivar Zhongwan6 chromosome 4, CAAS_Psat_ZW6_1.0, whole genome shotgun sequence genome, one window contains:
- the LOC127076635 gene encoding uncharacterized protein LOC127076635 isoform X4, producing the protein MFFILVQLSLQPVLCSKMAERISEFWAALPLVQALLPALRPLLSNSFDVVDNSFSQWNQPIVQQALSQIIVTATSATHRSLLHACAGYLSSYSPSHARAACVLIDLCSGVLAPWITQVIAKVDLALELLEDLFGIIQDAHNSLIRARAALKYIVLALSGHVDDILGKYKEVKHRILFLVEMLEPFLDPAIAVSKSKIAFGDLSSSFPEKQEHNCMIALNIIRAAVQKPAVLPSLESEWRHGSVTPSVLLSILEPHMLLPPDVDLCKSVLKPTENEAASVSLLSSGVNGGGTFSKFNSQDESDGKTEVPETAGRSDFVEDRNLLFAPPELQGISLRSNSNVPNLNSSVSRDADVRLESKHVVDKHSTHRFLSNVLIDSGLGFEYFNLQADYFQLLNYHDCELRASEFRRLALDLHSQNEITVETHDAAIDAFLLAAECHVNPYFMFSIGASSKHPDLLNLKEVKTEQSHANVDAKGAFGKNKPNLETIAHIERKRDKLVFHILLEAAELDRKYYLRVSDGESGSYYSEGFDEQVIKMSSHDEQHADALTLVRQNQALLCNFLINRLQRDQISMHEILLQSLVYFLHTGTKLFCPPESVIDIILKYAEDLNKMLASFHHEPKEGNLHLAEERARGVERRWLLLKQLVIASSNGGEEENFGTSIQSGYLCGNLIPPSAWMQRISHFSCSVYPLVRFLGWMAVSRNAKQYMKDQIFLASDLSQMTYLLSIFADDLAVVDNVINKKYEEVKIEDSQVEHSSSAKKEFERGNQYHEEQSFSAVYPELWKFFPNMKGKFESFGEAILEAVGLQLRSVSSTLVPDVLCWLSELCSWPFSFTSPIGNDNLKGYNAKNARTIILFILEAIIVEHMEAVVPETPKLVHVLVSLSSSSYCDVPFLDSVLRLLKPIISYSLSKVSHDERLLEVDSCLNFEELCFSVLLSKIKQKDKEYNVALGIFILASIFPDLSIQFRRDFLQSLLSLVNFTDSEPTASLYDYLSAFQCVMDNCRLLLVNALTSFGVIPLQLPPFPCANVCGLSDDNIPNPWFLSDICHHSFESDVHNVEHTDNNSTAADDRCHFPSKDLEGFSKDIEVLISELTPAIERCWNLHHQISRKLTISSAECFVFSKCLTSVSPKFHKFEDDDQVSSPAKSSDLFSLHWRIGVQGLSELITVLQESSCWEVSCLMLDCLLGMPYSFSLDNVVGIICSSIKKVACNAPKISWRLRSDKWLSYLTARGIYNSRESEVPLTDLFCTLLGHAEPEQRIIAVKHLGRLLGQCMNGERVPINFRICTDFVPNKLVLSVPDYVLSQLVSNTWDEVVVLASSDTSLQIRVHAMILLSNYIPFAERHYLQSLLVAADSLCCLRSTQPSHDGSIRQLSLAVIAYACLCSPPEDISLIPQTVWENVETLASTKCDGNLGDLEKRTCQVLCRLRDGDEDKEALKEVLSSNSSKQYDPDFAITRESVLQVLGNLTAVHSYFDVFSTKVNQDDMELEEAKLELDIIQKEHALPGQMEDSKDWNQIPSVSSSGKDVSRLEQIRECIRTIEKSKLKEDILARRQKKLLMRHDRQKYLEEAVLREAEILQELDRERVAEMEKEMERQKLLEIERAKTRELRHNLDMEKEKQAQRELQREIEQAESGIRPSRRDFPSSTHNSRPRDRFRERDNGRSGNEGSTRAVTGSLQPEIPSTNSSMAASQTIVLSGSRTFSGQMPTILQSRDRQDDSGSIYEENIDGSKDSGDTGSFGDPELASAFDGPSGGYGSQRHSSRGSKSRQLGERRERENRREGKWERKH; encoded by the exons ATGTTCTTTATTCTTGTGCAGCTCAG TTTGCAGCCCGTTCTTTGCAGCAAGATGGCTGAGAGAATTTCAGAATTTTGGGCTGCTCTGCCGCTTGTACAAGCTCTGCTGCCAG CTTTACGCCCATTGTTGAGCAATTCTTTTGATGTTGTGGACAACTCGTTTTCTCAGTGGAATCAACCTATTGTACAACAGGCCTTATCTCAG ATTATTGTTACAGCAACATCAGCTACCCATCGCTCCCTTCTTCATGCTTGTGCTGGTTATCTATCTTCGTATTCACCATCTCAC GCTAGGGCTGCTTGTGTGCTTATTGATCTATGCTCTGGTGTACTAGCACCATGGATTACTCAAGTGATTGCAAAG GTTGATCTTGCTCTGGAGCTTTTGGAGGATCTTTTTGGTATAATCCAG GATGCTCACAATTCACTCATTCGTGCTCGTGCTGCCTTGAAGTATATTGTGCTAGCTCTTTCTGGGCATGTGGACGACATATTGGGAAAATATAAG GAAGTTAAACACAGAATCCTCTTTCTTGTGGAGATGCTGGAGCCTTTTCTTGATCCTGCTATTGCTGTATCAAAAAGCAAAATAGCTTTTGGGGATCTATCTTCTTCATTCCCCGAAAAGCAGGAGCACAATTGCATGATTGCTCTAAATATCATCCGTGCTGCAGTACAAAAGCCAGCTGTTCTTCCTTCTTTGGAATCAGAGTGGAGACATGGGTCTGTGACTCCTAG TGTGCTTCTCTCGATACTGGAACCACACATGTTACTGCCACCTGATGTTGACCTTTGCAAATCTGTTTTAAAACCAACTGAAAATGAAGCTGCATCTGTTTCACTTCTTTCTTCTGGAGTTAACGGAGGAGGTACTTTTTCCAAGTTCAATAGTCAAGATGAGTCTGATGGCAAAACCGAGGTACCGGAAACAGCAGGAAGATCTGATTTCGTTGAAGACCGTAATCTACTTTTTGCTCCACCAGAATTGCAGGGTATTTCATTGAGAAGCAATTCTAATGTTCCTAACCTTAATAGCTCTGTTTCTCGCGATGCGGATGTGAGACTGGAATCCAAACATGTGGTGGATAAACATTCCACCCATCGTTTTCTATCGAATGTTCTTATAGATTCCGGCCTTGGTTTTGAATACTTCAACCTGCAGGCAGATTATTTTCAACTTTTAAACTATCATGACTGTGAGCTTCGTGCTTCTGAGTTTAGGCGCTTGGCTTTAGATTTGCATTCTCAGAATGAAATCACTGTTGAAACTCATGATGCTGCTATTGATGCTTTTTTGTTGGCAGCAGAATGCCATGTAAACCCTTATTTTATGTTTTCTATTGGAGCCTCTTCAAAACATCCAGACCTTTTGAACCTAAAGGAAGTTAAAACCGAGCAGTCTCATGCTAATGTGGATGCAAAAGGGGCTTTTGGAAAAAATAAACCTAACTTAGAAACAATAGCGCATATAGAGAGAAAAAGAGATAAACTTGTTTTTCATATTCTGCTTGAGGCTGCAGAGTTAGATAGGAAGTATTATTTAAGAGTATCTGATGGTGAAAGTGGCTCTTATTATTCTGAGGGTTTTGATGAACAGGTTATCAAGATGTCTTCTCATGATGAGCAACATGCAGATGCTTTAACCTTAGTTAGACAAAACCAAGCTCTACTCTGTAACTTTTTGATCAATCGTTTGCAGAGAGACCAAATTTCAATGCATGAAATTCTCCTGCAAAGCCTTGTGTATTTTTTGCACACTGGCACTAAACTATTTTGCCCTCCAGAAAGTGTGATCGATATCATTCTAAAATATGCTGAAGACTTGAACAAGATGCTGGCATCTTTTCATCATGAGCCGAAGGAAGGTAATTTGCATTTGGCAGAAGAAAGAGCACGTGGAGTAGAACGACGTTGGTTACTGTTAAAACAATTGGTTATTGCATCAAGCAATGGAGGTGAAGAGGAAAACTTTGGAACTAGCATCCAAAGTGGTTACCTCTGTGGAAATTTAATTCCCCCTTCAGCATGGATGCAGAGAATTTCTCATTTTTCTTGTTCTGTGTACCCTTTGGTTCGATTTCTAGGGTGGATGGCAGTATCTCGTAATGCCAAACAATATATGAAAGACCAAATTTTCCTTGCATCTGATCTGTCTCAGATGACATATTTACTTTCCATTTTTGCTGATGATCTTGCAGTTGTTGATAATGTGATCAATAAAAAATATGAAGAGGTTAAGATTGAAGATTCACAGGTTGAACATAGTTCCTCAGCCAAGAAAGAATTTGAGCGAGGCAACCAATATCATGAAGAGCAATCTTTTTCTGCAGTCTACCCTGAACTCTGGAAGTTCTTTCCAAATATGAAAGGGAAGTTTGAATCTTTTGGAGAAGCCATTTTAGAGGCTGTTGGTTTGCAGCTAAGGTCTGTATCTTCCACTCTTGTGCCTGATGTTTTGTGTTGGCTTTCCGAGCTGTGTTCATGGCCATTTTCTTTCACTTCTCCGATTGGTAATGATAATTTGAAAGGTTATAATGCAAAGAATGCCAGAACAATAATCCTTTTTATACTTGAAGCTATTATAGTTGAGCACATGGAAGCCGTGGTTCCCGAGACACCTAAGTTGGTGCATGTGCTTGTGTCACTTTCAAGTTCTTCATACTGTGATGTGCCATTTCTTGATTCTGTGTTACGTTTGTTGAAACCAATTATTTCTTATTCTTTGTCCAAGGTCTCTCATGATGAAAGGTTATTAGAAGTTGATTCCTGTCTTAACTTTGAGGAATTATGCTTTAGTGTTCTATTAAGTAAAATCAAACAGAAAGATAAAGAATACAATGTAGCCCTGGGTATTTTTATTTTGGCTTCAATTTTCCCTGACTTATCTATTCAATTTAGAAGGGACTTTTTGCAGTCTTTATTAAGTTTGGTGAACTTTACTGATTCAGAGCCAACAGCTTCTCTCTATGATTATCTCAGTGCGTTTCAATGTGTTATGGATAATTGCAGATTACTATTAGTGAATGCATTAACATCATTTGGTGTTATTCCTCTTCAGTTGCCTCCTTTTCCTTGTGCAAATGTGTGTGGGCTTTCTGATGATAACATACCAAATCCATGGTTTCTTAGTGATATATGTCACCATTCTTTTGAGAGTGATGTCCATAATGTAGAACATACCGATAACAATTCTACTGCTGCTGATGATCGTTGTCATTTTCCTTCTAAAGATTTAGAAGGGTTTTCTAAAGACATAGAGGTTCTCATATCTGAACTTACTCCAGCTATTGAACGTTGTTGGAACCTTCATCATCAGATAAGCAGAAAACTGACAATATCATCAGCAGAGTGTTTTGTCTTCTCAAAATGTTTGACATCGGTTTCTCCAAAATTTCATAAatttgaagatgatgatcaaGTTTCTTCACCGGCTAAGTCATCTGACCTGTTTTCTCTTCATTGGAGAATTGGTGTTCAAGGCCTCTCTGAATTGATTACCGTCCTCCAAGAAAGCAGTTGCTGGGAAGTTTCTTGTTTGATGCTTGATTGTCTACTTGGAATGCCGTATAGCTTTTCCCTGGATAATGTGGTAGGCATTATATGTTCTTCCATAAAGAAAGTTGCCTGCAATGCACCTAAAATCTCTTGGCGTTTGCGGAGCGATAAATGGCTGTCTTATTTGACTGCCAGAGGCATCTATAACAGTCGAGAAAGCGAGGTTCCTCTCACAGATCTATTTTGTACACTCCTAGGACACGCAGAACCTGAACAACGTATTATAGCAGTTAAACATTTGGGAAGACTTCTTGGTCAGTGTATGAATGGTGAAAGAGTACCGATAAATTTTAGAATTTGCACCGACTTTGTTCCAAATAAGTTAGTTTTATCTGTTCCTGATTATGTTCTATCTCAGCTGGTTTCAAATACTTGGGATGAGGTTGTTGTGCTGGCatcatctgatacatcattaCAAATAAGGGTTCATGCAATGATTCTTCTTTCAAATTATATACCATTTGCTGAGCGCCATTATTTACAATCTCTTCTTGTAGCAGCTGATAGCCTTTGTTGTTTGCGTAGTACACAACCATCACATGATGGTTCTATCCGTCAACTTTCATTGGCAGTTATTGCTTATGCATGTCTTTGTTCACCACCCGAAGATATTTCTTTGATTCCTCAAACTGTATGGGAAAATGTTGAAACTTTAGCGTCCACAAAATGT GATGGAAATCTTGGAGACCTCGAAAAGAGGACGTGTCAAGTTCTATGTAGACTGAGAGACGGAGATGAGGACAAAGAG GCCCTTAAAGAAGTACTTTCTTCGAATTCTTCAAAGCAGTATGATCCTGATTTTGCTATCACGCGTGAATCTGTGCTCCAG GTCCTTGGCAACTTGACAGCAGTTCACTCATACTTTGATGTATTCTCAACAAAAGTTAACCAAGATGATATG GAGCTAGAGGAGGCTAAGTTGGAACTAGACATCATACAGAAGGAACATGCATTACCAGGACAAATGGAGGATTCCAAAGACTGGAATCAAATTCCAAGTGTATCCT CCAGCGGAAAGGATGTTTCAAGGCTTGAGCAGATCAGGGAGTGCATTCGTACCAT AGAAAAGTCCAAACTTAAAGAAGATATCCTAGCCCGTAGGCAAAAGAAACTACTTATGAGACATGACCGTCAAAAATATTTGGAAGAAGCAGTTTTACGGGAAGCAGAAATTCTGCAAGAACTTGATAG GGAGAGAGTGGCTGAAATGGAGAAAGAGATGGAAAGACAGAAGTTATTAGAAATAGAGCGTGCTAAAACAAGGGAACTGCGTCACAATCTTGATATGGAGAAAGAGAAACAAGCACAG AGGGAACTTCAGCGTGAAATAGAGCAAGCAGAATCGGGAATTCGGCCTTCTCGGCGTGATTTTCCTTCCTCCACTCACAACAG TCGACCTAGGGATAGATTTCGGGAAAGAGACAATGGAAGATCTGGTAATGAAGGGAGCACTAGAGCTGTCACTGGAAGCTTACAGCCTGAAATTCCTTCCACCAATTCATCAATGGCAGCCTCACAAACTATAGTTCTCTCTGGCTCGCGGACATTTTCAGGCCAGATGCCAACTATCTTACAGTCGCGTGACCGACAGGATGACAGTGGCAGCATATACGAAGAGAATATTGATGGAAGCAAGGATTCCGGGGATACCGGCAGCTTTGGAGATCCCGAATTGGCATCAGCATTTGATGGCCCATCTGGTGGATATGGGTCCCAAAGACATAGTTCAAGGGGAAGCAAGTCAAGGCAGCTTGGTGAACGTAGAGAAAGAGAGAACAGACGTGAAGGGAAATGGGAAAGAAAACACTGA